A single region of the Palaemon carinicauda isolate YSFRI2023 chromosome 17, ASM3689809v2, whole genome shotgun sequence genome encodes:
- the LOC137656457 gene encoding uncharacterized protein translates to MPPKSISRSFRSALRQQVTKKCNFIERFVSSMSVSDANEHMNMLVDLKEKLDKVNNEVLKEIWDSADKDDNGDELVSEEMDTWFVYDDRLSKCLSLLKTAVSLSPGTLSDRSRSEISQLKLPELPLPTFGNREGEDISKFLREFEATIDKYDLSTHVKFTLLTRQLSGDSLKLVNSLDCSNRSYEEAKKLLQKAFADTLSQQYTVIKQLSELKLTYQCDPYDFISNMRIICNQFEALSIDQNIVLQYFIWNGFNDCFKNQLMHITGSNKPSLQQIDEHIFTALERYRNISKKFNVKQGNLEKKVVPNSNCLASAVVNVEKSKVKECSLCLADNKGDIDHPIFKCSVYVTPQSKIEKLKQLNFCTNCTYDSHKTSDCRFKFNRKCKHCNKWHFSYLCKFRKDPKSTANNLKNDSDNQEVTNQTAKGNCKEKSNSNSVVSNLTWSDLGVLRISCNPVTAMPSFSLNDNGDRGIKDSGSQVTFVEEDWAKSMHFEVVDPNYSLVVNGINSSKPLATVVYKVKLNDDYFTAIAMKSINLKLVLPGISEVAQVFKDKGYVLADKTLHMSGDKVEDIKLLLGNDNSHLVPQKDALFGGSSEVIPSVYLESPLGVMLVGDIESYKQNLALLPDRIKHSSEVCAKGEGPLEVDSNLNMDGLFLDSVEEFKFPACANISVLNKGQIVEAELERAAEEILSSKAESISYSDSNLYDEDFNEENRKVVEFALENTCRDRDGRLVMPLLWNGKVAHLLGKNQNLSKAILKSNFKKFSKKDNTFQMIDEVFKEQEQLGIIERVSNLEQFLEENPQHSFLPHMPVFKMDRESTKCRNVFLSNLCESDKDKPLTLSHNQTIFAGPCLNKKISTSILQLRFNEKLLCFDIKKAFLMIKLVPSDQSRLLFYWYRNLSKNDYSLIVYKHCRLPFGLPCSPTLLVLALYKILMLDVQDDNIDVKELKTELYNLAYMDNLAYTTNDIDRLKWVYEKLDSIFSPYKFELQQFITNDDSLQQQVDKDKEKTPTKVKLLGLFWDRNIDTLSASKLVLDKDATSKDKF, encoded by the coding sequence ATGCCGCCGAAGAGTATTTCGCGTAGTTTTCGTTCAGCCCTTAGGCAACAAGTTACCAAGAAGTGTAATTTCATAGAAAGGTTTGTTTCTTCGATGTCTGTAAGCGATGCTAACGAGCATATGAACATGTTGgttgaccttaaagaaaaacttgacaAAGTGAATAACGAGGTTTTGAAGGAAATTTGGGATAGCGCAGATAAAGACGACAACGGCGATGAATTGGTGAGTGAGGAAATGGATACTTGGTTCGTTTATGACGATCGTTTGAGTAAGTGTCTCTCCCTCCTTAAGACCGCGGTGTCACTTTCGCCCGGAACCCTTTCCGATCGTTCGCGTTCTGAAATTTCACAGCTTAAATTACCTGAACTACCTTTACCGACATTTGGTAATCGAGAAGGTGAAGATATTTCGAAGTTTTTGCGAGAGTTCGAAGCAACTATTGATAAGTATGATCTTAGTACTCACGTTAAATTTACTCTTCTTACGAGACAGCTTTCAGGTGACTCGCTTAAACTGGTAAACTCATTAGATTGTAGCAACCGTTCGTATGAAGAAGCTAAGAAATTATTACAGAAAGCGTTTGCAGATACTTTGTCTCAACAATATACGGTTATTAAGCAGTTATCGGAGTTGAAGCTAACGTATCAGTGTGATCCGTATGACTTTATCAGTAATATGAGAATAATTTGTAATCAATTTGAGGCTTTAAGCATAGATCAAAacatagttttacagtatttcatatggAATGGGTTTAATGACTGTTTCAAGAATCAGTTAATGCATATTACTGGCTCGAATAAGCCCTCGTTGCAGCAAATAGATGAACATATCTTTACTGCTTTGGAAAGATATAGAAACATATCCAAGAAATTTAATGTGAAACAAGGTAATCTTGAGAAAAAGGTTGTGCCCAACTCAAATTGTTTAGCTTCTGCCGTTGTTAATGTTGAGAAGTCTAAAGTTAAAGAATGTTCTCTATGTTTAGCAGACAATAAAGGAGACATTGATCACCCAATTTTTAAGTGTTCAGTTTATGTAACTCCACAGagtaaaattgaaaaactaaaacaattGAATTTTTGTACAAACTGTACTTACGATTCTCATAAAACTTCAGATTGCAGGTTTAAATTTAACCGAAAATGTAAACATTGTAACAAGTGGCATTTCAGCTATCTTTGTAAATTTCGTAAAGACCCAAAAAGTACTGCTAATAACCTTAAGAATGATTCAGATAACCAAGAAGTGACTAATCAAACGGCAAAGGGGAATTGTAAAGAGAAATCGAACTCTaattctgttgtttctaatttaaCTTGGTCTGATTTAGGAGTTTTAAGAATCTCTTGTAACCCGGTGACTGCTATGCCTTCCTTTTCACTGAATGACAATGGGGATCGAGGTATAAAGGATTCAGGAAGTCAAGTAACTTTCGTTGAGGAAGACTGGGCTAAGAGTATGCATTTTGAAGTTGTGGATCCGAATTATTCTTTGGTGGTGAATGGTATTAATTCTTCAAAGCCGTTAGCCACTGTAGTATACAAGGTAAAGTTGAATGATGATTATTTTACTGCTATTGCCATGAagtctattaatttgaaattagttttgccaGGTATCTCTGAAGTAGCTCAAGTATTTAAGGATAAGGGCTATGTATTAGCCGACAAAACTTTGCATATGTCTGGGGACAAAGTTGAAGATATAAAATTACTCTTGGGAAATGATAACTCTCATTTAGTACCACAGAAGGATGCGCTGTTTGGAGGTAGTTCTGAAGTGATTCCCTCTGTTTACTTAGAATCACCCTTAGGAGTGATGCTTGTAGGTGACATTGAAAGTTATAAGCAAAATCTAGCTCTATTACCAGACCGGATAAAGCATTCTTCTGAAGTTTGTGCAAAGGGTGAGGGTCCCCTTGAAGTTGATAGTAATTTGAATATGGATGGATTGTTCTTAGATTCGGTAGAGGAATTCAAGTTCCCTGCTTGtgctaatatttctgttttaaataagGGTCAGATTGTTGAAGCTGAACTCGAGAGAGCAGCAGAAGAAATTCTTTCCTCAAAGGCAGAAAGTATTTCGTACAGTGATTCTAACTTATATGACGAAGACTTTAATGAGGAGAACAGGAAAGTAGTAGAATTTGCTTTAGAAAATACTTGTAGAGATCGTGAtggaaggttagttatgcctctgttatggaatgggaaagtagctcatttgcttggtaagaatcaaaatctgtcaaaagcaatattaaaatcaaattttaagaaatttagcaAAAAGGATAATACTTTTCAAATGATTGATGAGGTTTTTAAAGAACAGGAACAGCTAGGCATTATAGAGAGAGTTTCTAACTTGGAGCAATTCTTGGAGGAAAACCCTCAACATAGTTTCCTGCCGCACATGCCAGTGTTCAAGATGGACCGAGAGTCAACAAAATGCCGTAATGTATTTTTGTCCAATTTGTGTGAATCTGACAAAGATAAACCTTTAACTCTATCTCATAATCAAACAATTTTTGCTGGTCCttgtttgaataagaaaatttcaacttctattttacagctaagatttaatgaaaaattgttatgttttgatataaaaaaggcATTTCTGATGATTAAGTTGGTGCCTTCAGATCAAAGTAGGTTACTCTTTTATTGGTACAGAAACTTATCTAAAAATGACTATTCcttaattgtttataaacattgcAGACTTCCATTTGGTTTGCCATGTAGTCCAACTTTATTAGTGTTAgcactttataaaattttgatgttggatgtccaagatgacaatattgatgtaaaggaattgAAGACAGAGTTATATAACTTAGCTTACATGGATAACTTGGCTTACACGACCAATGATATAGACAGGTTGAAATGGGTTTATGAGAAACTTgacagtatattttctccctataaatTTGAATTGCAGCAGTTCATAACCAATGATGACTCTCTGCAGCAACAGGtagataaagataaggaaaagactCCTACAAAAGTAAAATTACTTGGTTTGTTTTGGGACAGAAACATTGATACTCTTTCGGCAAGCAAGTTGGTACTTGATAAGGATGCAACGTCAAAAGACAAATTTTAA